CAAGAAAGGCCGAGGCCAGCCACAAGTAATGATCCCAGGCGTTTTCCTGAGATTCACTCAAATCCAAGCCTGAAAATTGCTGCAACAATCGACGGGCACTCTCTTCCAGATCGTTGAGATCGATGGAAATCAGTCCCTCGAGAGGTTTGCTTTGCGGTTTCTCCGCCGTAATGGTCTGATTCTCCAGACGCCCATTCGGAAGAATATTTTCGGACGGAGACTCCGGCTTCATATCCTTGGATTCCGGGTACTCGACGGCATTGCTCATCGATGGAATGCCGCCCGCCCGTTCGGATTCGATTCTCGAAGTGCCCGCCCGGCCGGGTACATCCACGATCAGATCTGATCGGTTACTAGAACCGTTATGGGAATCTGCCGGGGAAAGCAGGTGATTGAGGGGGTCCGTGGTCAACCCGGTCAGTCGGCTGCCATTAAATTCCAGCGGTTCTTTCAGCGATATTGCCACATCGGCGAGCGGCGTGGTGTTGATTCGGCTCGTCACTGAAGTCGCAATGCGCACGAAGTGCGGGGAAGGGGCGCTGCCCGGTTCCAAACCCAGTGTCGAATTGAATATAGACGAGTTAACCGGTGCCGAATTGAGCGGCAGAGCGAGATCTGGGGCCGTCTGGGGAGCCAAGTTGATCTGTGCCGACGAGGGACTCATCGACCATCCTTGCCAGCCTTTCAGGCTCGGGTCAGCGCCGGGATCAAAAGCTCTCGCGCGATCGTCTGGTGCGAAAAACGATTGGGGATTGGTATATGTGTGATCGAGGACCGAAAAGTTTGCGGCTACGCGATCGGCGAAATGAGAATCAAAATCGTTTCCAGGAAAACCGGGCAAGACCATTCCGCCGGTTGGCACGATTCGAGATTCGATAGACTCTGGACCGCGAACTTTATGGGTAGGGGAAGCCATAACGTAATAATCCAACACAAAGAAGACCGTAGTTATAGAGTACCCGAAAGTTACTCTTACTGCCCAATATAAATTTTAGAATAGAAAAAATTTTTTAAGAAATCTTACGGACTGAATGCTTCTTTTTTGCGCCCGCTTGGCCATCACCCCGTCGACTATTCCTGTAGGAGCCAGATTCGAGTGGTGATCTGAATTCGGCCGTTCGGGCCGAGACAAACCGCTCATCAGGGATGGATCGTCTTTTCAGGCTCTCGACTCTTTTTTCAAAAAATTCCGGGCATTTTGCCTTAACGAAGGAGCATGCGCATGTTTTTGGAACGGTGGCTTCGTCTCTATTCCCAGGCTTTACGCATTCGAAAGAAGAAAGCTCTCCAGAACCCTAAAAAGCCCGAATCAAAAACGCTTCTAAAACTCCAGGCCCTCGATGATCGAATCGTTCCAAATGCCTCTCGATTAATAGGTATTTATCCCGACATTCGCGATCTGATTGGTAGCTACTCTTCCTCTACAACCGCCAATTCCGTGGTCACTCACTTTGCCGTCATCACCTCGCCGCAGACCACGGCGGGGGCCGCGCGCGAGGTGGAAATCATTGCCCTCAATGCGAATAACCGGCCGGTTTCCAACTATACGGGAACGGTTCAAATCACCAGTTCCGATAGCGCTGCCGTGCTGCCCGCCACTTACACCTTCACCGCGGCGGACCATGGCCGGCACGAATTCAGCGTCATTCTCAATAGCACCGGTAGCGAAACCATCACGGCCACCGACACAAGTACCTCCACCCTCTCGGGAAGTACCTCAGTGACTGTGAACCCGGCTCTGGTGGCTACCCATTTTGCTCTGCTGACGCAGAAGAATGTCTACAGCGGGGCGATTGAATCGGTCACCGTGGTGGCACTCGACGCCAGCAACCGAGTGGTACCCAACTATACCGGGACGATCCAGTTCAGCACAGCCGCGACGGGTGTCACTTTACCGGCCAATTATACCTTCACTTCCGCCGATCAAGGTGTCCATACGTTCCAGATTACTTCTACCACCATCGGCAGCGAGACCCTCACGGCCACCGATACCGCCAGCCCCAGTATCACGGGGTCGGTTACGGTCAATGTGAAAGCCGATCTGGTGGCAACGCACTTCGCACTGATCCAACTGCCCAGCGCCTACGGCAGTACCACCGCGCAATATCTAGTGGTCGCTCTGGATGCGAATAATCGGGTGGTACCAACTTACACGGGTACCATCCACTTCACCAGCACCGATAGTGGGGCGACTTTACCGGCGGACTACACATTTACGCTGGCCGATGGCGGTTCGCATGTGTTTAGCGTGACTTACTCTTCAGCGGCTACCAAGTCCACGACAGTGACGGTCATCGATACGACGAACTCTTCCCTTACGGGAAGCTCTACCAACTCGCATCGTAGAGATAACTTCGTCTTCAACTTCGGCTGGTAAGGAACTTTCCGCGACTCGCACTTTGTAAGAGATTGAGGATCGTTTTTGGCGATCCTGCCATCGAATCCATTTCCGAAAAGGTTACTTGGCGTCGGCAACCCGCGCCCAGTTTTTCGGACGTGCGTTCACTTCCCAACATCTCAGGCGGGTTGCGAGGATTTTTCAGATGAACTATTTTTCGATTCCGAAGGCACTGATCGCTTTCGCACTTCTGGCGGGATTCGCCGGGGAAGCTTCCGCTCAAGGCCGCGGCGGGCAACGGGGAGGCGGAGCAGTTCGATCCACTGCCGCGAGTGGCAATTCCTCGCAGTCGTCGAACTCGACGAATTCCACCGCGACGGGAAAATGCACGGGCAACAAACCATCCACCTCGACAACCGGTACCACCAGTACTGGCACGAGTACTACCGCCCGAACCAGCACGGCGACATCCTCGAACACAACCGTCAATAAGGCACTTTTAAGCCAGCAGCTCACGGCTCTGCAACAGACGGTGGTTCGGTTGCAGACGCAACAGGCCAACATTCAGGCCAAGGAAGCGAATCTCAGCGGCGAGCAGTTAACGATCGCTCAGACACAGCTGTCAAATATCAGTACGCGCCTCACGGCCTTGCAGACGCGAATCGCACAGCTGCAGGCAAAGATTTCCAGTTCTTGAGGAGGCAAAAAAGAGGGGGGAATCGAACTGATCCAGTCGATTCCCCCCTTAAGATTTTTCTGTGAGTAGCCGGTCGATTAGCCGACTACAGCCAGGATGTCGTCTTCGGTCATGATCAGGTAATCTTTACCGTCGACATTCACTTCGCTGCCGGCGTAGCTGGTGAACAGAACCTTGTCGCCCTTCTTCACCTGGAAAACGGCTCGCTTGCCACTGTCGAGCAATTTGCCTTCACCCAGTTCGAGCACCTTGCCCTGTTTGGGTTTTTCCTTGGCCGTGTCGGGCAGCACGATGCCGCCAGCGGTCTTGGTTTCGGCTTCCAGACGTTCGACAACGATCTTGTCGTTAAGGGGTACAACTTTCATTCATTACTCCTTGAGTAGTACTATTGCAGAGGTTTATCAGGGGTGGTTGCGGCCGGTTCCGCCGGCTTGCTGGCCGGGGGTTCGCCGTTCTTCGGATTTTCCACCACGTTATCGCCATAGAATCGAATGAGTGCCCGCACTACGGTCGTGGTCACCACATTTTTAGAAAACGGCTTCGGTATCACACTGTAGAACTGGGCATTCATGGCCTTGCGGACCAGTTCCAGGGTGGCGTCGGCCGTAATCAGTATCGCCGGGAGTACTTCCTGCATCTGTCGGAGCAGCTGCAGCGTTTCCATCCCCGTCAGTTGGGGCATCTGGTAGTCCAGCAGGGCCAGATGGACCGTTTCGGACTGAGCAATCTCACAGGCTTCGTTGCCATTGGCTGCCAGATGAGTTTTGAAAGCGCCCACGGCCTCGACGATTTCCCGCAGCATGGCGCGCATGTTCGGATCATCGTCGGTGATGAGAATGTGCAGATCGCGTTGGGGCAGGGTGGCCGTCATCGCAAATACCTCATCCCGATTGTCGATTGAAATAATGGACAATCGGATGTCTCGTCCTGAGACTTTGGCTGGTCAGTAGGAAGTAATAGAGCAAAAATCGTACCAGACAATAATTGCGAGAATTCTCGCAGTATTATTGGTCAAATTTTCTACTCAGATCATGGCTTATCCCGCCGAACTGGGCAAGAGAGACTTCCTATTCTGCCAAATTGACAGAGCCGGGGGATCGTTATCCTAAGTCTAAATCCGCGCGCCAGATAGGTCGCGGCGGCGGGGAATTAACGAAAAGCGGAAGTTTGCCGGCTGGGGGGAGGGGGAGGACTGCTGCAGCAGTCACTTTTATTCCTCGAAATTAACGGTTGAACCCTCGGAGTACGCTATCTGTCGAGTCTATTTCACGTAATCGAAGTCTTAGGTCAATCGAGTTCGATGAGGGAGGTACGATGGCCGAGCAATTCACATTCTTCTGGAAACATCGCCTCAGTCAGTGGCAGCATGCCCCGTTCGTTCTGGGAGGAATCACCTTCACCCATGCGGAACAGTACATGATGTATGCCAAAGCCCTTCTATTCAGCGACCGGGAAGCGGCTGGTCGAATCCTCGCTGCAGAAACTCCGCGCGAGCAGCAGGAGATCGGTCGGAGAGTGCGCGGGTATGACGAATCGGTGTGGGTACTGTTCCGAGAAGGGATCGTCTTCACTGCCAATTATGCCCGCTTCAGTCAGAATGAAGATCAGCGAGAATTACTCTTTTCCACTCGAGGGACGACTCTCGTTGAAGCCTCGCCGCACGATCGGATATGGGGAATCGGCTTGAGCGCGGACGACCCCCGGGCGCGGGATCGATCACAGTGGCTCGGTCTGAATCTGCTGGGGGAGGTACTGATGCGGGTTCGAGAAGCGCTGCTTTGGACTTTCGAATTCAGGCGTGGTATTCACGCTTCTTAAGCCGATTCAACTAACATGAGTGTGAACCAGCACGCCGAAAGTCTGGAATAGGTACCGTTGACTTGAAGGTCGGATGATTGAGTAAGAGATCGATCAAAGATTGAAATTTGCAAACGCTTAAAGTCATGTACAATCGGCATCTGAGCTGCACAAGCTCAGCCCGACCTCTCCCAGATGCATTGCGAATAACTTCGAAATTGAATCGACGATTTCAATTGTGTAAGAGGATTTATTGTGCCTAGCCGATTACCCTACTGCCCATTATTCTTGCCTGTTTTGCTTTCACGCCCTGCAACGTCAACATCATCGCTCATGATCCATCATCGCCCGGAAAAACAGCTCAAGAATTTGCCGAAATTGCCTTCATGAAATCCGATTATGTCGCGGCACGCGCTCTGTTAGCCCCACAAACACAGCAGGACGTATCAATAGAGAAAATTACCGCGGAAGAGGCTCGCATGCACCCAAAAACAAAACCGGCAGAGGTTTCAGCTATAGAGTTTGAGCCAATATCCGGTCAGCGTGCCATCAATATCTTTCTGAAGGGCCAACAAGGGGTACGAGTTTTTTTATTATCGACTGCTTCTTACGGGTGATAAACAAGCGGGTTACCAAGTGAGTGGGCTATGGAGAGGTACCGGCCCCTATCCTCCCTCAGCACGTAAGCCACTATGAGCTACTCATCACGTAATCCAGGTGCATGTTTACTCGTTGCGCCGTGGGAAGCGAACCGTCTTGATTTCGTAACTAACTTCCCACTGTCGAACCGAAATCAAACTCTCTTGCCCCTTCAAGCGATAAATATCGCTGTAACTCTTCTTGCCATCGGCTGCAAGTATCGGGTCGTCTTTAATGTGAAGGTTACCTTACTGACTAATATTGAATCGAGCCCCTTATGATCACAGCTTGGTCTACGCTTCACTTTGGTCTACTTTTCATGTTAAACCAGGCCTATCCTGTAACGGGGGAGATTGCCAATTTTTGCTACCGCGAAACGGCCGAAAGGGCGATGAAAATATCCTGTCCTCCCGACGGGAACAAAAATTTTCCGGAGAGGGAGTTTGCTCAGGGATGGTATGATGCTGCTATCGTAAGAATTGACGAAAACCTGACCAAATATCCCATCAACAAAAAATATCCCGTTCTAATGCCTTATTTTACAGAAAAAGTATTTCAGAGATTTAAAGGGGGATCCTTCAGTTCAGGCAGTTATCTCCGACCTCCGTTCGAGCCAAGGATCGGCGATAAAGTCATTATCTGGGTCAAGCCGAGATTGAGGTATTACTTGGCAGTGACCTCGATTGGAGATTCTCATCAAGTGGTGTCGAAACCGTTACAATTGCACTCGGTATTTGAAGTCTTTATGCCCAAACCTCTTCAATTTCAAATGGTCTACAAGTTCGAAGACCTCTACTTTGAGAAATCTCGAAAGGAGTTTCACTCTTGGAAAAACTGCATTCGGGATACCCTAAATCGGGACTTGGAAGAGTCGAATTTTACCACCCTCTTTGCAGAGGCAAAAACCCCTGAAAAGGCCTGGGCGCTCTTCTACTACTGCACACAAAAAAAGAATATCTCCACTCAAAAAATTACAGATTCTCTGAAGACGAAATTTGAAAGCGTATATCAATTCTATGCCAGCGATTGCGCGATGCTTCAATTGAGTCAGTACTGGCAGGATTCCTCAGAGCGAGTGAAAGCACTAAAGCAGGCGCTGGGCTTAACCCAGACGGAAAGTGATAATGATGTCCTGTTCAAACACGTTTTT
The genomic region above belongs to Telmatocola sphagniphila and contains:
- a CDS encoding response regulator, translated to MSIISIDNRDEVFAMTATLPQRDLHILITDDDPNMRAMLREIVEAVGAFKTHLAANGNEACEIAQSETVHLALLDYQMPQLTGMETLQLLRQMQEVLPAILITADATLELVRKAMNAQFYSVIPKPFSKNVVTTTVVRALIRFYGDNVVENPKNGEPPASKPAEPAATTPDKPLQ
- a CDS encoding NADAR family protein; translated protein: MAEQFTFFWKHRLSQWQHAPFVLGGITFTHAEQYMMYAKALLFSDREAAGRILAAETPREQQEIGRRVRGYDESVWVLFREGIVFTANYARFSQNEDQRELLFSTRGTTLVEASPHDRIWGIGLSADDPRARDRSQWLGLNLLGEVLMRVREALLWTFEFRRGIHAS
- the groES gene encoding co-chaperone GroES, with product MKVVPLNDKIVVERLEAETKTAGGIVLPDTAKEKPKQGKVLELGEGKLLDSGKRAVFQVKKGDKVLFTSYAGSEVNVDGKDYLIMTEDDILAVVG